One Rosa chinensis cultivar Old Blush chromosome 5, RchiOBHm-V2, whole genome shotgun sequence genomic region harbors:
- the LOC112166549 gene encoding chaperonin 60 subunit beta 2, chloroplastic isoform X2: MASTFAAMTSVGSLAAPSGRVGADKKFDTLSSRASISSFSFSKRPNVALRRTRSPRVSAMAKELHFNKDGSAIKKLQTGVNKLADLVGVTLGPKGRNVVLESKYGSPKIVNDGVTVAKEVELEDPVENIGAKLVRQAAAKTNDLAGDGTTTSVVLAQGLIAEGVKVVAAGANPVLITRGIEKTTKALVHELKLMSKEVEDSELADVAAVSAGNNYEVGQMIAEALSKVGRKGVVTLEEGKSAENSLYVVEGMQFDRGYISPYFVTDSEKMAVEYENCKLLLVDKKITNARDLVNILEDAIRGGYPVVIIAEDIEQEALATLVVNKLRGSLKIAALKAPGFGDRKSQYLDDIAILTGGTVIREEVGLTLDNVGKEVLGHASKVVLTKDTSTIVGDGSTQEAVNKRVAQIKNLIEAAEQEYEKEKLSERIAKLSGGVAVIQVGAQTETELKEKKLRVEDALNATKKT; this comes from the exons ATGGCGTCCACTTTTGCAGCCATGACTTCAGTTGGCTCATTGGCTGCTCCCAGTGGCCGTGTCGGCGCTGATAAGAAATTTGACACCTTGTCTTCTCgtgcttccatttcttcattctcATTCTCCAAGAGGCCCAATGTAGCTCTCAGGAGGACACGTTCCCCTAGAGTCTCCGCCATGGCCAAGGAGTTGCATTTCAACAAGGATGGTTCTGCCATCAAGAAGCTACAA ACTGGTGTCAACAAGCTTGCCGACCTTGTTGGGGTTACCCTTGGTCCCAAGGGGAGGAATGTTGTTCTAGAGAGCAAGTACGGTTCCCCCAAAATTGTTAACGATGGTGTGACCGTGGCCAAAGAG GTTGAGTTGGAGGACCCTGTTGAGAACATTGGAGCTAAGTTGGTAAGGCAGGCAGCTGCCAAGACTAATGACTTGGCTGGTGACGGGACAACAACTTCTGTTGTTCTTGCACAAGGTCTTATAGCTGAAGGTGTCAAG GTTGTTGCAGCTGGAGCAAACCCTGTTCTAATCACACGTGGCATTGAGAAGACAACAAAAGCTCTTGTACATGAGCTTAAGTTGATGTCCAAAGAG GTTGAAGACAGCGAACTAGCAGATGTGGCTGCTGTCAGTGCAGGAAACAACTATGAAGTAGGACAAATGATTGCTGAAGCCTTGAGTAAGGTGGGTCGAAAGGGTGTTGTGACACTTGAAGAGGGGAAAAGTGCTGAGAACAGTCTTTATGTTGTTGAAGGAATGCAATTTGATCGTGGTTATATCTCACCTTACTTCGTCACTGATAGCGAGAAAATGGCTGTTGAATATGAGAACTGCAAG TTGCTTCTTGTTGATAAAAAGATAACAAATGCAAGAGACCTTGTTAACATTTTGGAGGATGCTATAAGAGGAGGATACCCAGTTGTGATAATTGCCGAAGACATTGAACAAGAAGCTCTGGCAACTCTTGTTGTGAACAAGCTCAGAGGATCTCTAAAGATTGCTGCCCTAAAAGCTCCTGGATTTGGAGATCGCAAGAGCCAGTATCTCGATGATATTGCTATATTGACCGGAG GAACTGTGATCAGAGAAGAGGTGGGGCTTACATTGGACAACGTTGGGAAGGAGGTCCTTGGCCACGCTTCAAAGGTGGTGCTTACAAAGGATACCAGCACAATTGTTGGTGATGGAAGTACCCAGGAAGCAGTTAACAAAAGAGTGGCACAAATTAAAAACCTTATTGAG GCTGCAGAGCAGGAGtatgaaaaggaaaaacttAGTGAAAGGATTGCAAAACTATCTGGTGGTGTTGCCGTGATACAG GTCGGAGCACAAACTGAGACAGAgctgaaagaaaagaaacttaGAGTTGAAGATGCTCTCAATGCAACAAAG AAAACGTAA
- the LOC112166708 gene encoding pumilio homolog 12, which produces MEGGRTELEFDEFEKLLGEIPNATSHSEESGTKAVSLNGSLSPIYVKSSYKGGPLGKKLNNNNGRLDDGKNLVKKIQKSPAKRVQPAEVSNLPDDQSLTSAFAGLSFDDGQIPNTLKPQLSSMDTPLMVVPPFQAATGISCGFYKFDFTNIGQESSNMSKFSSEELKKPQVPIGNLSSAVPVAHAVQGFQFLSNVPAPGLQFPLTSEQQQFFLDAQSRFPYLHSQQHQVSWRNIQEEQYFRMQQRYVYLQQLHDQRLEAPNMVQDRGDIASRLTCPNPRHPHFEVPISHRLEQSNQEQIWNNYVIPRGPNQSSTPALSYTDFNRIHVLDKVGKQNVPEKILTRSHGMNTIKAVKFGAVGAADESLGHFSPNGKVVSNGHLRHNLSTPNAGNFQLDNVSTWGTFPGIMHLKSTDLKALPQKYNDTKPLPQKYSSTDEITGRIYLMAKDQHGCRFLQRKFSEGAQKDVENIFLEIIDHIVELMTDPFGNYLIQKLLEVCDDDQQMQILHSITKKSGELVNISCDMHGTRAVQKVIETLKTPEQFSMVVSSLKPGIVNLIKNTNGNHVAQRCLQYLTPEYREFLFEAATSNCVELATDRHGCCVLQKCLSHSDGEQRDRLICKITSNALILSQDPFGNYVVQFVFELQLPWATVDILEQLEGNYGDLSVQKYSSNVVEKSLKYAGEERRTRIIQELIGNMRLDQIMQDPYGNYVIQAALSQSKGTLHSKLVEAIKPHMPVLRTSPYGKKILSTNILKK; this is translated from the exons ATGGAAGGAGGGAGAACTGAGCTAGAGTTCGATGAGTTTGAGAAGCTCCTTGGTGAGATACCGAATGCTACTTCACATTCTGAGGAATCTGGCACCAAGGCTGTATCCTTGAATGGAAGTTTGTCTCCCATTTATGTCAAGTCCTCTTACAAAGGAGGGCCTCTGGGTAAAAAACTCAATAACAATAATGGGAGGCTGGATGACGGAAAGAACTTGGTGAAGAAAATTCAAAAATCGCCTGCAAAACGGGTTCAACCAGCAGAGGTATCAAATCTGCCTGACGATCAATCCTTAACATCTGCATTTGCAGGACTCAGCTTTGATGACGGCCAAATCCCAAACACCTTGAAGCCACAGCTTTCGAGTATGGATACTCCTCTTATGGTTGTTCCACCTTTCCAAGCAGCAACTGGCATATCTTGTGGTTTTTACAAGTTTGATTTCACAAACATAGGCCAAGAAAGTTCAAACATGTCAAAATTCAGTTCAGAAGAGCTTAAGAAACCTCAAGTTCCTATTGGAAATTTGTCATCAGCTGTTCCTGTTGCTCATGCTGTACAAGGTTTTCAGTTCCTCTCAAATGTGCCTGCTCCTGGTTTGCAGTTTCCTCTAACATCTGAACAGCAGCAATTCTTTTTGGATGCACAATCTCGTTTTCCATACCTACATTCACAACAACATCAGGTTAGTTGGAGGAATATCCAAGAGGAACAATATTTTAGGATGCAGCAGCGGTATGTGTACTTGCAGCAACTTCATGATCAGCGGTTGGAAGCTCCAAATATGGTTCAAGACAGAGGCGACATTGCTAGCAGACTAACTTGTCCGAACCCCAGGCACCCCCATTTTGAGGTGCCAATTTCTCACCGACTGGAGCAATCTAATCAAGAACAAATTTGGAACAATTATGTGATTCCTAGGGGTCCAAACCAATCAAGTACTCCTGCACTATCCTACACAGATTTTAACAGGATTCATGTTCTTGACAAAGTGGGAAAACAGAATGTTCCTGAGAAGATTCTAACACGTTCACATGGAATGAACACAATCAAAGCTGTGAAATTTGGTGCTGTTGGAGCAGCAGATGAATCACTTGGTCATTTTAGTCCAAATGGAAAAGTTGTCTCAAATGGTCATCTCCGGCATAACTTATCTACCCCAAATGCCGGTAACTTTCAATTGGATAATGTGAGCACATGGGGTACCTTCCCTGGTATAATGCATCTTAAGAGTACAGATTTGAAGGCACTGCCTCAGAAGTATAATGATACAAAGCCATTGCCTCAGAAATATAGCTCAACGGATGAAATAACTGGCAGAATTTACCTCATGGCTAAGGATCAGCATGGCTGCCGGTTCTTACAAAGAAAATTTTCTGAAGGAGCACAAAAAgatgttgagaatatatttCTTGAAATCATAGATCACATTGTTGAGCTCATGACAGATCCTTTTGGGAATTACCTCATCCAGAAGCTTCTTGAAGTGTGTGATGATGACCAGCAAATGCAAATTCTTCATTCAATCACCAAAAAATCAGGAGAACTTGTTAATATTTCCTGTGATATGCATgg GACAAGGGCTGTTCAAAAGGTTATTGAAACCCTCAAAACTCCAGAGCAGTTTTCCATGGTTGTTTCCTCACTAAAGCCTGGGATAGTGAACTTGATAAAGAACACAAATGGCAACCACGTTGCGCAGCGCTGCTTGCAGTATTTAACACCTGAATATCGTGAG TTTCTTTTTGAAGCTGCAACTAGTAATTGTGTTGAGCTTGCAACCGACCGTCATGGCTGTTGTGTGCTTCAAAAATGTCTTAGTCATTCTGATGGTGAGCAAAGAGACCGATTGATCTGCAAGATCACTTCCAATGCACTAATCCTTTCCCAAGATCCATTTGG GAACTATGTCGTGCAATTCGTCTTTGAGCTTCAGCTTCCATGGGCGACAGTAGACATTCTTGAGCAGTTGGAGGGTAATTATGGGGATTTGTCTGTGCAGAAGTATAGCAGTAATGTGGTTGAAAAAAGCCTGAAATACGCAGGTGAAGAGCGCCGCACTCGCATTATTCAGGAACTGATAGGGAATATGCGATTGGACCAAATCATGCAAGACCCTTATGGCAATTATGTTATCCAAGCAGCACTCAGTCAATCAAAG GGAACCCTTCATTCTAAACTGGTAGAAGCAATAAAACCTCATATGCCAGTTCTCCGGACCAGTCCCTATGGGAAAAAAATCCTCTCTACCAATATTTTGAAGAAATAA
- the LOC112168326 gene encoding lysine--tRNA ligase, chloroplastic/mitochondrial, producing the protein MDAVRLWSLSSQPLKHLIRTTTTRLVIRCCSSTTTATNPGGRAPKAGGRNRRLSTSTSTSDRDAVRAIRLKKVEELRSKGLEPYGYGWERTHSANQLQDIYRHLGNGEESKPDKDGVSIAGRIVARRAFGKLAFLTLRDDSGTIQLYCEKERLAGDQFDQLKSLVDIGDIVGANGSIKRTEKGELSVYVNSFAILTKSLLPLPDKYHGLTDVDKRYRQRYVDMIANPEVADVFRKRAKVVSEIRKTVESFGFIEVETPVLQGAAGGAEARPFVTYHNSLGRDLYLRIATELHLKRMLVGGFEKVYEIGRIFRNEGISTRHNPEFTTIEMYEAYSDYESMMNMTEEIVTRCALAVHGKLTLDYQGVEIHLERPWRRETMHNLVKEATGITFNELGNDLQVAKEVTLKNLGADLDYKHKSSIEACSSVGHLLNEVFEIIVEPKLVQPTFVLDYPIEISPLAKPHRRHVGLTERFELFVCGRELANAFSELTDPMDQRGRLEEQVRQHNEKRAAAISEIGGAEDKREENDESYEVTLDDDFLTALEYGMPPASGMGLGIDRLVMLLTNSASIRDVIAFPVLKIQQ; encoded by the exons ATGGATGCGGTGAGGCTATGGAGCCTGTCCTCGCAGCCATTGAAGCACCTCATTCGCACCACCACCACTAGACTTGTCATCCGCTGCTGCTCTTCAACCACAACCGCCACCAACCCCGGCGGTCGTGCTCCCAAAGCCGGCGGCCGCAACCGCCGCTTATCCACATCAACCTCCACCTCCGACAGAGACGCTGTTCGAGCCATTCGCTTAAAGAAG GTAGAAGAGTTGAGGAGCAAAGGTTTGGAGCCATATGGTTATGGGTGGGAAAGGACTCATTCTGCTAATCAGCTGCAAGATATATACAGGCATTTAGGGAATGGTGAAGAGTCCAAACCCGACAAAGATGGTGTCTCAATTGCTGGCAGAATTGTGGCTCGCAGAGCTTTTGGAAAGCTTGCATTTTTGACACTCAGGGACGATTCCGGAACTATTCAG CTCTACTGTGAGAAGGAACGGCTTGCAGGTGATCAATTTGACCAGTTAAAGTCCCTTGTTGATATTGGTGATATAGTTGGTGCTAATGGATCCATCAAGCGGACAGAGAAAG GGGAGCTGTCTGTTTATGTAAATTCCTTTGCAATTCTTACAAAATCTCTACTCCCACTGCCAGACAAATATCATGGTCTAACAGATGTGGACAAGCGCTACCGTCAACG GTATGTAGATATGATTGCAAATCCTGAGGTAGCTGATGTATTCCGGAAAAGAGCAAAG GTTGTATCAGAGATACGCAAGACAGTTGAATCTTTCGGGTTTATCGAAGTTGAAACTCCAGTTCTGCAG GGAGCAGCTGGTGGGGCAGAGGCTAGGCCATTTGTTACATACCATAATTCACTTGGAAGGGACCTGTACTTGAGAATAGCGACCGAGCTCCACTTAAAGAGAATGCTG GTTGGGGGGTTTGAGAAGGTGTACGAGATTGGGCGAATATTCAGGAATGAAGGCATTTCAACTCGTCATAATCCTGAGTTCACTACTATAGAG ATGTATGAAGCATATTCAGACTATGAAAGCATGATGAACATGACAGAGGAAATTGTTACACGATGTGCACTTGCAGTTCATGGGAAGCTTACCCTTGATTACCAG GGGGTGGAGATACATCTTGAGCGACCTTGGAGGAGGGAAACCATGCACAATCTTGTAAAAGAAGCCACTGGGATTACTTTCAATGAGTTAGGCAATGATCTTCAAGTTGCTAAAGAAGTTACTCTGAAGAACCTAGGAGCTGACCTTGATTACAAACACAAATCTTCTATTGAAGCATGCTCATCTGTTGGCCACCTTCTTAATGAG GTTTTTGAGATTATTGTTGAACCAAAGCTTGTGCAACCCACATTTGTTTTAGACTATCCTATTGAGATATCTCCTCTGGCCAAGCCACATCGGAG GCATGTAGGGTTGACTGAGAGGTTTGAGCTTTTTGTATGTGGTCGTGAGCTGGCCAATGCTTTTTCTGAATTGACCGATCCTATGGATCAG AGAGGGCGACTAGAAGAGCAAGTAAGGCAGCACAATGAGAAGAGAGCAGCAGCTATTTCAGAAATAGGTGGTGCAGAAGATAAaagagaggaaaatgatgagtcATATGAAGtgactcttgatgatgatttcctTACAGCTTTGGAATATGGGATGCCTCCAGCTTCAGGAATG GGACTTGGAATTGATAGGCTAGTCATGCTTTTAACGAATTCCGCCAGCATCAGAGATGTAATTGCCTTCCCAGTGCTAAAAATCCAGCAATAG
- the LOC112167851 gene encoding probable WRKY transcription factor 3: METDHHDEDDQIYGEGEEVQDNTSSGGSNKLVIPEDGYEWKKYGQKFIKNVGKFRSYFKCQNSNCRAKKRAEWSSSEPDELRVVYEGVHNHTDNNASSAGSASHSQQPDSSSSLNPSTDANRYDLYTQVFGNQQGDKKS; this comes from the exons at GGAAACTGATCATCATGATGAGGATGATCAGATATACGGAGAAGGAGAGGAGGTGCAAGACAACACCAGCTCAGGCGGAAGCAACAAATTGGTGATACCAGAAGATGGCTACGAATGGAAAAAATATGGACAAAAGTTCATTAAAAATGTTGGAAAGTTCAG GAGCTATTTCAAGTGCCAAAACAGCAATTGTAGAGCCAAGAAGCGAGCCGAGTGGTCGAGCTCAGAGCCTGATGAACTTCGAGTAGTGTATGAAGGGGTGCACAATCACACCGATAATAATGCCTCATCTGCAGGATCGGCTTCACATTCACAGCAGCCGGATTCCTCATCATCTTTAAATCCGAGTACTGATGCAAACCGGTATGACTTGTACACACAAGTTTTTGGTAATCAACAAGGAGATAAAAAAAGTTGA
- the LOC112167288 gene encoding pollen-specific leucine-rich repeat extensin-like protein 1, with protein sequence MRFMFCKIHCPPFICFCKPSPHIYTPGPLKLENTPPPNPNPNPHVPSSKPDASDQLPNDPTEIKEESLAENPKPAENSLKSSLRKPDSSDPAAPKDEMKKRVQWMDFLGKDLVEIREFECSELDDTDSEYENRRGCICVIL encoded by the exons ATGAGGTTTATGTTTTGCAAGATTCATTGTCCTCCCTTTATTTGCTTTTGTAAGCCTTCCCCTCATATATACACTCCTGGACCACTCAAGCTAGAGAATACCCCacctccaaatccaaatccaaatccacatGTTCCTTCTTCAAAACCTGACGCCTCTGATCAATTACCTAATGACCCCACTGAGATCAAGGAAGAGAGCTTAGCTGAGAATCCAAAACCAGCTGAGAATTCTCTGAAAAGTAGTCTCAGAAAGCCGGATTCTTCAGACCCTGCTGCTCCAAAAGACGAGATGAAGAAGAGAGTGCAGTGGATGGACTTTTTAGGGAAGGACCTTGTTGAGATCAGGGAATTTGAATGCAG TGAATTAGATGACACTGACAGCGAATACGAGAACAGAAGAGGCTGCATTTGTGTTATTCTATGA
- the LOC112202140 gene encoding uncharacterized protein LOC112202140 codes for MVFNSLIVVSVAHLSAEAWQHVACLPERLSSRQLLDLVCVIPLQELGRLTLCLWTFLCVPPPDSYFSRYSDSDSDSDSDSSTTVDYDDYYYHPHSD; via the coding sequence atggtgtTCAACAGCCTGATAGTGGTGTCGGTGGCACACCTGTCAGCGGAGGCATGGCAACACGTGGCGTGCCTGCCGGAGCGTCTGAGCAGCCGGCAGCTGTTGGATCTTGTGTGCGTCATCCCTCTCCAGGAATTGGGTCGCCTCACTCTTTGCCTCTGGACCTTCCTCTGCGTCCCTCCTCCCGACTCCTACTTCTCCCGTTACTCCGACTCCGACTCCGACTCTGACTCTGACTCCTCCACCACCGTCGATTACGATGACTATTACTACCACCCGCATTCCGATTGA
- the LOC112167287 gene encoding protein MET1, chloroplastic, whose product MSLAPTSHLSLYSSPPLPRAALTKHNPLVFSQTNKNWSCLSTSSCFLNTQLVKLSIFIVRASETKTPTAESEGGGEGGGDEPYEEYEVEIIQPYGLKFAKGRDGGTYIDAIAPGGFAEKTGKFAVGDKVLATSAVFGDEIWPASEYGRTMYTIRQRIGPLLMRMQKRYGKLDTSGELTEKEIIRAERNSGIVSGKLREIQMQNYLRKKEQKAQRESDLRVGLQLYKSGKYEEALEKFESVLGSKPDTFEASVASYNVACCYSKLNQVKAGISALEEALKSGFEDFKRIRSDPDLANLRSSEEFDPLLKRFDESFINENAINAIKSLFGFNKK is encoded by the exons ATGTCTTTAGCTCCAACTAGTCACCTATCTCTCTATTCTTCCCCACCATTGCCAAGAGCTGCTCTAACCAAGCACAACCCTCTTGTGTTTTCTCAAACCAACAAGAACTGGTCATGTCTCAGCACTTCTAGCTGttttctcaatacccaactggTAAAGCTATCCATTTTCATTGTAAGAGCATCAGAAACTAAGACTCCAACTGCTGAAAGTGAAGGTGGgggtgaaggaggaggagatgaaCCATATGAGGAGTATGAGGTAGAGATTATACAGCCTTATGGGCTCAAATTTGCAAAGGGTCGAGATGGTGGAACTTACATTGATGCAATTGCACCTGGTGGATTTGCTGAAAAGACCGGAAAGTTCGCTGTTGGGGATAAAGTACTTGCCACCAG TGCAGTTTTTGGGGATGAAATATGGCCTGCTTCTGAATATGGGAGGACAATGTACACCATTCGCCAAAGGATAGGTCCATTGCTCATGAGAATGCAGAAGAGATACG GAAAGTTAGACACTTCAGGTGAACTAACTGAGAAGGAGATTATCAGAGCTGAAAGGAATTCTGGTATAGTTAGCGGCAAACTGAGGGAAATCCAA ATGCAAAATTACTTGAGGAAAAAGGAACAGAAAGCACAGAGAGAAAGCGATCTTCGAGTAGGGCTGCAGCTTTACAA GAGTGGCAAATATGAGGAAGCACTGGAAAAATTTGAGTCTGTATTAGGTTCAAAGCCAGATACATTTGAAGCTTCAGTCGCAAGTTACAATGTTGCTTGTTGTTATTCTAAGCTTAATCAG GTAAAAGCTGGAATCTCTGCACTTGAGGAAGCCCTGAAATCTGGATTTGAAGACTTCAAG AGAATCCGGAGTGATCCTGACCTCGCCAATCTAAGATCATCTGAGGAATTTGATCCTCTATTAAAAAGATTTGATGAATCATTTATCAATGAGAATGCTATCAATGCCATCAAATCTCTATTTGGCTTCAACAAGAAGTAG
- the LOC112166549 gene encoding ruBisCO large subunit-binding protein subunit beta, chloroplastic isoform X1: MASTFAAMTSVGSLAAPSGRVGADKKFDTLSSRASISSFSFSKRPNVALRRTRSPRVSAMAKELHFNKDGSAIKKLQTGVNKLADLVGVTLGPKGRNVVLESKYGSPKIVNDGVTVAKEVELEDPVENIGAKLVRQAAAKTNDLAGDGTTTSVVLAQGLIAEGVKVVAAGANPVLITRGIEKTTKALVHELKLMSKEVEDSELADVAAVSAGNNYEVGQMIAEALSKVGRKGVVTLEEGKSAENSLYVVEGMQFDRGYISPYFVTDSEKMAVEYENCKLLLVDKKITNARDLVNILEDAIRGGYPVVIIAEDIEQEALATLVVNKLRGSLKIAALKAPGFGDRKSQYLDDIAILTGGTVIREEVGLTLDNVGKEVLGHASKVVLTKDTSTIVGDGSTQEAVNKRVAQIKNLIEAAEQEYEKEKLSERIAKLSGGVAVIQVGAQTETELKEKKLRVEDALNATKAAVEEGIVVGGGCTLLRLAAKVDAIKNALDNDEEKVGADIVKRALIYPLKLIAKNAGVNGSVVSEKVLSSDNFKYGYNAATGNYEDLMAAGIIDPTKVVRCCLEHASSVAKTFLMSDCVVVEIKEPEPVPAANPMDNSGYGY, encoded by the exons ATGGCGTCCACTTTTGCAGCCATGACTTCAGTTGGCTCATTGGCTGCTCCCAGTGGCCGTGTCGGCGCTGATAAGAAATTTGACACCTTGTCTTCTCgtgcttccatttcttcattctcATTCTCCAAGAGGCCCAATGTAGCTCTCAGGAGGACACGTTCCCCTAGAGTCTCCGCCATGGCCAAGGAGTTGCATTTCAACAAGGATGGTTCTGCCATCAAGAAGCTACAA ACTGGTGTCAACAAGCTTGCCGACCTTGTTGGGGTTACCCTTGGTCCCAAGGGGAGGAATGTTGTTCTAGAGAGCAAGTACGGTTCCCCCAAAATTGTTAACGATGGTGTGACCGTGGCCAAAGAG GTTGAGTTGGAGGACCCTGTTGAGAACATTGGAGCTAAGTTGGTAAGGCAGGCAGCTGCCAAGACTAATGACTTGGCTGGTGACGGGACAACAACTTCTGTTGTTCTTGCACAAGGTCTTATAGCTGAAGGTGTCAAG GTTGTTGCAGCTGGAGCAAACCCTGTTCTAATCACACGTGGCATTGAGAAGACAACAAAAGCTCTTGTACATGAGCTTAAGTTGATGTCCAAAGAG GTTGAAGACAGCGAACTAGCAGATGTGGCTGCTGTCAGTGCAGGAAACAACTATGAAGTAGGACAAATGATTGCTGAAGCCTTGAGTAAGGTGGGTCGAAAGGGTGTTGTGACACTTGAAGAGGGGAAAAGTGCTGAGAACAGTCTTTATGTTGTTGAAGGAATGCAATTTGATCGTGGTTATATCTCACCTTACTTCGTCACTGATAGCGAGAAAATGGCTGTTGAATATGAGAACTGCAAG TTGCTTCTTGTTGATAAAAAGATAACAAATGCAAGAGACCTTGTTAACATTTTGGAGGATGCTATAAGAGGAGGATACCCAGTTGTGATAATTGCCGAAGACATTGAACAAGAAGCTCTGGCAACTCTTGTTGTGAACAAGCTCAGAGGATCTCTAAAGATTGCTGCCCTAAAAGCTCCTGGATTTGGAGATCGCAAGAGCCAGTATCTCGATGATATTGCTATATTGACCGGAG GAACTGTGATCAGAGAAGAGGTGGGGCTTACATTGGACAACGTTGGGAAGGAGGTCCTTGGCCACGCTTCAAAGGTGGTGCTTACAAAGGATACCAGCACAATTGTTGGTGATGGAAGTACCCAGGAAGCAGTTAACAAAAGAGTGGCACAAATTAAAAACCTTATTGAG GCTGCAGAGCAGGAGtatgaaaaggaaaaacttAGTGAAAGGATTGCAAAACTATCTGGTGGTGTTGCCGTGATACAG GTCGGAGCACAAACTGAGACAGAgctgaaagaaaagaaacttaGAGTTGAAGATGCTCTCAATGCAACAAAG GCAGCTGTTGAGGAGGGTATTGTTGTTGGAGGAGGATGCACCCTTCTGAGGTTGGCTGCAAAGGTTGATGCAATTAAGAATGCTCTTGATAATGACGAAGAAAAG GTTGGAGCAGATATTGTTAAAAGAGCTCTTATTTACCCTCTGAAATTGATAGCCAAGAATGCTGGTGTGAATGGAAGTGTGGTCAGCGAGAAG GTGCTCTCTAGTGACAACTTTAAGTACGGATATAATGCTGCAACTGGAAACTATGAAGATTTAATGGCTGCTGGAATCATTGATCCTACCAAG GTGGTGAGATGTTGCCTGGAGCATGCTTCCTCTGTGGCAAAAACTTTCTTAATGTCGGACTGTGTAGTTGTTGAGATCAAGGAGCCGGAGCCAGTGCCTGCTGCAAACCCCATGGACAACTCAG GATACGGTTACTAA